Proteins encoded within one genomic window of Empedobacter falsenii:
- the meaB gene encoding methylmalonyl Co-A mutase-associated GTPase MeaB has protein sequence MRKIDPEILAQKIKEGDRFALSRAITLAESNRLDDLKLAQHIISLLPVSITSKRIAITGIPGVGKSTFIESLGKYILSKDEKVAILAIDPSSSLSKGSILGDKTRMEDLSREENAYIRPSASNGSLGGVTSRTYEAILLCEAAGFENILIETVGVGQSETLVNEISDLFLFLQLPGSGDDLQGIKRGIMEMADLIFVNKSDSFQEKLVKDAKLDIVRSLQFLPTKSSQWKRKSIIGSGLIGKGIPELWELVNDYFNFINKNNYYASNREKQQLNQAERYTIDLVNQQFLKLLKEKPLELSKNLSAFEMAKDWLNNHTEIDIK, from the coding sequence ATGCGAAAAATTGACCCCGAAATACTTGCTCAAAAAATAAAAGAAGGTGATCGTTTTGCCTTATCAAGAGCTATTACACTTGCCGAAAGCAATCGTTTAGACGATTTAAAATTAGCGCAACATATCATTAGTTTATTACCTGTTTCCATAACGTCAAAAAGAATTGCCATTACTGGAATTCCTGGTGTTGGTAAAAGTACTTTTATCGAATCTCTGGGGAAATATATTCTGAGTAAAGATGAAAAAGTAGCAATTTTAGCTATTGACCCTAGTAGTTCACTTTCCAAAGGAAGTATTTTAGGCGACAAAACACGCATGGAAGACTTATCTCGAGAAGAGAATGCTTATATACGTCCAAGCGCCTCTAACGGCTCTTTAGGCGGTGTTACGTCACGTACATATGAAGCAATTTTATTATGTGAAGCAGCAGGATTTGAAAATATTTTGATTGAAACTGTTGGTGTTGGACAATCTGAGACCTTAGTAAATGAAATTTCAGATCTCTTCCTATTTCTTCAACTTCCGGGTTCTGGAGATGATTTACAAGGAATAAAACGCGGAATTATGGAAATGGCTGATTTGATTTTCGTTAATAAATCAGATTCATTTCAAGAAAAATTAGTGAAAGATGCAAAATTAGACATTGTTCGTTCATTGCAATTTTTACCAACCAAATCTTCTCAATGGAAAAGAAAATCAATTATCGGTTCTGGATTAATCGGAAAAGGAATTCCTGAACTTTGGGAATTGGTCAATGATTATTTCAATTTTATTAATAAAAATAATTATTACGCTTCAAACCGAGAAAAACAACAGCTAAATCAAGCAGAACGCTACACAATTGATTTAGTCAATCAACAATTTTTAAAATTACTTAAGGAGAAACCACTAGAATTGAGCAAAAATTTATCTGCATTCGAAATGGCAAAAGACTGGTTGAATAACCATACTGAAATTGATATAAAATAA
- the rseP gene encoding RIP metalloprotease RseP — translation MLIQIATLMLSLMLLVMLHELGHYVTARWFGVRVERFFCFFDVKFAIWKKKIGDTVYGIGWLPLGGYVKLSGMIDESMDLEQMKQEPKPWEFRVKPAWQRLIIMLGGIIVNIILAMIIYTILFISQGKSFVDVNKMQYGIEANATQTKFGLQKGDIPVGVNGVKYQALNEIGKEALLGGETLDVKRQRKEVSLPITEDFRTEILNAKGAFFIPQMPTVVDSVVENSAAQKAGLLKDDKVIAIDGFTTPLFSDLTNKLKEYKGKTVSLSVERKGEPVELMVNVDKDGSIGFLRSTAYLDSLISKEDYTIGEGIAKGIVEPFEAIATQVRGIGTLFQVKDGRKQVAGPIGMVKQMPKEWNWLFFWSFTAMISAWLAFINLLPIPGLDGGHAVFAIYEMVTGKKPSEKVLEKAQMVGVVIILGLMVFIFGNDIVNMIFK, via the coding sequence ATGTTAATACAGATAGCTACCTTAATGCTTAGTTTGATGCTTTTAGTAATGTTGCACGAACTAGGACATTATGTAACAGCGCGATGGTTTGGCGTTCGTGTCGAACGTTTCTTTTGTTTTTTCGATGTGAAATTTGCCATTTGGAAAAAGAAAATTGGTGATACTGTTTACGGTATCGGTTGGTTGCCTCTTGGAGGATACGTAAAACTTTCGGGAATGATTGACGAAAGCATGGATTTGGAACAAATGAAACAAGAGCCAAAACCGTGGGAATTCCGTGTAAAACCAGCTTGGCAACGATTAATTATTATGTTAGGTGGTATTATTGTAAATATCATTTTAGCGATGATTATTTATACTATTTTATTTATTTCTCAAGGAAAAAGCTTTGTTGATGTAAACAAAATGCAATATGGAATCGAAGCGAATGCAACGCAAACTAAATTCGGCTTGCAAAAAGGTGATATTCCAGTTGGTGTAAATGGTGTTAAATATCAAGCATTAAATGAAATAGGAAAAGAAGCCTTGTTGGGTGGTGAAACTTTAGATGTAAAACGTCAAAGAAAAGAAGTTTCTTTACCAATTACAGAAGATTTCAGAACTGAAATTTTAAACGCTAAAGGCGCTTTCTTTATTCCTCAAATGCCAACCGTTGTGGATTCTGTTGTTGAGAATAGTGCAGCACAAAAAGCAGGTTTATTAAAAGATGATAAAGTAATTGCTATTGATGGTTTCACAACACCTCTATTTTCAGATTTAACAAATAAATTAAAAGAATACAAAGGAAAAACAGTTTCTTTAAGTGTTGAAAGAAAAGGCGAGCCTGTAGAGTTGATGGTAAATGTAGATAAAGATGGAAGCATTGGATTCCTAAGATCAACAGCATATTTAGATTCATTAATTTCTAAGGAAGATTATACAATTGGTGAAGGAATCGCAAAAGGAATTGTAGAGCCATTTGAAGCGATTGCAACGCAAGTTCGTGGAATTGGGACATTGTTCCAAGTAAAAGACGGTCGTAAGCAAGTTGCTGGACCAATTGGAATGGTAAAACAAATGCCAAAAGAATGGAACTGGTTATTTTTCTGGTCATTTACGGCAATGATTTCTGCTTGGTTAGCATTTATTAACTTATTACCAATTCCAGGTTTGGACGGTGGACATGCTGTTTTTGCTATCTATGAAATGGTGACAGGTAAAAAACCAAGTGAAAAAGTTTTAGAAAAAGCACAAATGGTTGGAGTTGTAATTATCTTAGGATTAATGGTATTCATCTTTGGGAACGATATTGTGAATATGATTTTTAAATAA
- a CDS encoding FeoA family protein, translating to MVENYSLKDLKIGEQAVVTGFSTEDIPAKFYEMGFIPGTSLLVKNKAPFGGPICISIISNKSVLALRRNEADKILITKK from the coding sequence ATGGTTGAAAATTATTCTTTAAAAGATTTAAAAATTGGTGAACAAGCAGTTGTAACTGGATTTAGTACAGAAGACATACCTGCTAAGTTTTACGAAATGGGCTTTATTCCGGGAACAAGTTTATTGGTAAAAAATAAGGCTCCGTTTGGTGGTCCTATTTGCATTAGTATCATCTCTAACAAGTCTGTTTTAGCTTTAAGAAGAAACGAAGCCGATAAAATTTTGATAACAAAAAAATAA
- a CDS encoding helix-turn-helix domain-containing protein codes for METWLIISLIVLAIIILGLIIYFVSKKTKQSTEISTEEINSVKEIKEIPSEPIKQEVTNKIIPPTPPTEVIIEEKPMNNLSISSKTENDLLRKLELFEKNKGFTKKDINLASLSKQFETNTKYLSEIIKTHRQKQFNSYLNELRVNYIVNRLQNEPKYINTKVSYLASDCGFASHSTFTTTFTQIMNESPSAFIKRIKAEQKNS; via the coding sequence ATGGAAACTTGGTTAATCATTTCATTAATAGTTTTAGCTATAATTATCTTAGGATTAATTATTTACTTTGTTTCCAAAAAAACTAAACAATCAACTGAAATTTCTACTGAAGAAATTAATTCTGTAAAAGAAATTAAAGAAATTCCTTCTGAACCAATCAAACAAGAGGTTACAAATAAAATAATTCCTCCAACTCCGCCAACAGAGGTTATCATTGAGGAAAAACCAATGAATAATCTTAGCATTTCATCTAAAACCGAAAATGATTTACTTCGAAAATTAGAATTATTTGAGAAGAATAAAGGCTTTACTAAGAAAGATATTAATCTTGCTTCATTATCAAAACAATTTGAAACGAATACAAAATACCTTTCCGAAATCATTAAAACTCATCGTCAAAAACAATTTAATTCTTATTTGAATGAGTTGAGAGTAAATTACATTGTAAATCGACTTCAAAATGAGCCGAAATACATTAATACGAAAGTAAGCTATTTAGCAAGCGATTGCGGATTTGCTTCTCACAGTACTTTTACGACAACTTTTACTCAAATAATGAACGAATCTCCTTCTGCTTTTATAAAAAGAATTAAAGCGGAACAAAAAAATTCATAA
- a CDS encoding FeoB-associated Cys-rich membrane protein: MDNIWIQYIFIAFLFGFAVWYVVKLIRSSFSSKGGGCSKGCGCSPSKDEFQKKANS; this comes from the coding sequence ATGGACAATATTTGGATACAATATATCTTTATCGCTTTCCTTTTTGGATTTGCAGTTTGGTATGTTGTAAAATTAATTAGAAGCTCATTTAGCTCAAAAGGAGGCGGATGCTCAAAAGGCTGTGGTTGTTCTCCAAGCAAAGATGAATTTCAAAAAAAGGCTAACTCTTAA
- the gldD gene encoding gliding motility lipoprotein GldD — MNFTKLNVLRYTMNFKTIIALCSSAIFFVSCNKNEEVAKPLGQVRLEYPQQTYLSFKENVPYTFQYSNFGKVIAGKKPNSFNIVYPRMKATIYLTYFPVQSPQDLIVQIKESESFVQEQTVKASFISPQEFSFPEKKVFGTMYELGGESAINIQFHATDSVKNFLAGSVYFKTQPKPDSLAPAVDYIKKDVKKLLETLEWKK, encoded by the coding sequence ATGAATTTTACAAAACTTAACGTTTTACGTTATACAATGAATTTTAAAACTATAATAGCATTATGTAGTAGTGCTATTTTTTTTGTGTCGTGCAATAAAAACGAGGAAGTTGCCAAACCTTTAGGGCAAGTTCGTCTCGAATATCCGCAACAAACTTATCTATCATTCAAAGAAAATGTGCCTTATACTTTTCAGTATTCAAACTTTGGGAAGGTGATTGCAGGGAAAAAACCAAACTCTTTCAATATTGTTTATCCACGAATGAAAGCAACAATTTACCTGACGTATTTTCCAGTTCAGTCACCACAAGATTTAATCGTTCAAATAAAAGAAAGTGAAAGTTTTGTGCAAGAACAGACGGTTAAAGCCAGTTTTATCTCGCCACAGGAATTTTCTTTTCCAGAAAAAAAGGTTTTTGGTACTATGTATGAATTAGGAGGAGAATCAGCGATTAATATTCAATTTCATGCGACGGATAGTGTAAAGAATTTTTTAGCAGGTTCGGTTTATTTCAAAACTCAACCAAAACCCGATTCTTTAGCTCCAGCAGTTGATTATATCAAAAAAGATGTAAAAAAATTGTTAGAAACCTTAGAATGGAAAAAATAA
- the feoB gene encoding ferrous iron transport protein B has translation MNHYKIALIGNPNVGKTSLFNKLTNLRQKVGNYPGVTVEKREGKIERNGNKFQITDFPGTYTIYPSSLDEEIVFKTLGDKTNNHYPNLAVVVGEPSNLKRSILLYQQVRDLEVPAIFVINMKDEIKSKGLNIDLKKLEDFLQTKIYLTNARTSEGIDELVEAFTKEATPYNRHYEIPKEHLSILEKIKNEFNLKSDYLAWQYLSQKEVPFESKENLSKLDTIKKENSIVSKRLQVKEALDRNKILEDKLNDIISYNFDGNETLTDKIDKTLIHPIFGYIIFLGILLLIFQAVYTWSAPLMTMVEDLFGWIDEKAISLIPEGPINEIIGGAIIPGIEGIAVFVPQIAILFLFISIMEETGYMSRVVYLMDRWLKPFGLSGKSVVPLISGVACAVPAIMSARNIENDKERLLTILVTPFMTCSARLPIYIVLIALVIPDEHIFGLSYQALALFVMYILGVLGALGSAILLNLIIKAKHKSYLILEMPTYKLPDWKNVGINVWEKTLGFLVDAGKIIFAISIILWVLGTFGPGEQFKNAEEIVTAHHPKMNEEDLANEIASYKLEHSYLGRLGSVIEPVVEPLGYDWKMGIGLISSFAAREVFVGTMSTVYSLGEVDVEDNGQKDRLLLRMKNEINQNTGEPAYNLATGVSLLLFYAFAMQCMSTIAIVKRETNSWKWTLIQTGFMTGLAYVVAFIAYHFLK, from the coding sequence ATGAATCATTATAAAATTGCCTTAATTGGTAACCCAAATGTTGGTAAAACTTCGTTATTTAATAAATTAACAAATCTTCGTCAAAAAGTTGGGAATTACCCTGGTGTGACGGTAGAAAAACGCGAAGGTAAAATAGAACGAAATGGAAATAAATTCCAAATTACAGATTTTCCCGGAACGTATACAATTTATCCAAGCTCTTTGGATGAAGAAATTGTTTTCAAAACTTTAGGAGACAAAACCAATAACCATTACCCAAATTTGGCGGTTGTTGTTGGTGAACCATCTAATCTAAAACGATCGATTTTGTTGTATCAACAAGTTAGAGATTTAGAAGTTCCTGCGATTTTTGTCATCAATATGAAAGATGAAATCAAAAGCAAGGGACTAAATATTGATTTGAAAAAGTTAGAAGATTTTCTTCAAACAAAAATATACTTAACAAACGCGCGTACAAGCGAAGGAATTGATGAATTGGTAGAAGCTTTTACAAAAGAAGCAACTCCATATAATCGTCATTACGAAATTCCGAAAGAGCATCTTTCTATTCTAGAAAAAATCAAGAATGAATTTAATCTTAAATCTGATTATTTAGCTTGGCAATATCTTTCTCAGAAAGAAGTTCCGTTCGAATCGAAAGAAAATCTAAGTAAATTAGATACAATTAAGAAAGAAAATTCTATTGTTTCGAAACGATTACAAGTTAAAGAAGCATTAGATCGAAATAAAATTTTAGAGGATAAATTAAACGATATTATTTCGTATAATTTTGACGGAAATGAAACCTTAACCGATAAAATTGATAAAACATTAATTCATCCGATTTTTGGATACATCATCTTTTTAGGAATTTTATTATTAATCTTTCAAGCTGTTTATACGTGGTCTGCACCATTAATGACAATGGTCGAAGATTTATTTGGTTGGATCGACGAAAAAGCAATTAGCTTAATTCCCGAAGGACCTATCAACGAAATTATTGGAGGTGCAATAATTCCAGGTATAGAAGGGATTGCCGTTTTCGTTCCGCAAATTGCCATTTTGTTTTTATTCATTTCAATAATGGAAGAAACGGGCTACATGAGTCGCGTGGTTTATTTAATGGACAGATGGTTAAAACCATTCGGTTTAAGTGGAAAAAGTGTCGTTCCATTAATTTCTGGTGTTGCCTGTGCCGTTCCTGCAATCATGTCTGCGCGTAATATCGAAAATGATAAAGAACGTCTATTAACGATACTTGTAACGCCTTTTATGACGTGTTCGGCTCGTTTACCAATTTACATCGTTTTAATTGCTTTGGTTATTCCCGACGAACATATTTTCGGATTAAGTTACCAAGCTTTGGCGTTATTTGTGATGTACATTTTAGGTGTTTTAGGCGCACTAGGAAGTGCTATTTTATTAAATTTAATCATTAAAGCGAAACATAAAAGTTACCTAATTTTAGAAATGCCAACATACAAACTTCCTGATTGGAAAAATGTTGGAATTAATGTTTGGGAAAAAACATTAGGATTTTTAGTTGATGCGGGTAAAATCATATTTGCAATTTCGATTATTCTTTGGGTTTTAGGAACTTTCGGACCTGGAGAACAATTCAAAAATGCAGAAGAAATTGTAACTGCTCATCATCCGAAAATGAATGAAGAAGATTTGGCAAATGAAATTGCTTCTTACAAATTAGAACATTCATATTTAGGGAGATTAGGATCAGTTATAGAACCAGTTGTAGAGCCTTTAGGATACGATTGGAAGATGGGAATTGGTTTAATTTCATCATTCGCAGCGCGTGAAGTTTTTGTCGGAACGATGTCAACAGTTTATAGTTTAGGAGAGGTTGATGTTGAGGACAATGGTCAAAAAGATCGTTTACTTCTTCGTATGAAAAATGAGATTAATCAAAACACAGGAGAACCAGCATACAACCTTGCTACAGGAGTTTCGTTGTTGTTATTTTATGCATTCGCAATGCAATGTATGAGTACAATTGCGATCGTAAAACGAGAAACAAATTCTTGGAAATGGACATTGATTCAGACAGGGTTTATGACAGGTTTAGCATATGTAGTTGCATTCATTGCATATCATTTTTTAAAATAA
- a CDS encoding single-stranded DNA-binding protein yields MNGTTNKVLLIGNLGDDVKLHHFDEQNCIGRFPIATTESYISRTGERITETEWHNIVTRNKLAELCDRYLKKGDKVFVEGRIKTRKWDDNGQTRYTTEIVANSIEFLTPKIDNEQRQAMQNDQNKVQQSQQNTTVVEPPFIDEGEDDLPF; encoded by the coding sequence ATCGGAAATTTGGGCGATGATGTAAAATTGCATCATTTTGACGAACAAAATTGTATTGGACGATTTCCTATTGCAACGACAGAATCATATATCTCTAGAACGGGAGAGCGAATTACAGAAACAGAATGGCACAATATTGTGACACGCAATAAATTGGCAGAATTATGTGATCGTTATCTAAAAAAAGGAGATAAAGTTTTTGTTGAAGGACGTATCAAAACGCGCAAATGGGACGATAACGGACAAACGCGTTATACAACAGAAATCGTAGCAAATTCAATCGAGTTTTTGACACCCAAAATTGACAATGAACAACGTCAAGCCATGCAAAATGATCAGAACAAAGTTCAGCAAAGTCAACAAAACACAACAGTTGTCGAGCCGCCTTTTATAGATGAAGGAGAAGACGATTTACCTTTTTAG